In a genomic window of Helianthus annuus cultivar XRQ/B chromosome 10, HanXRQr2.0-SUNRISE, whole genome shotgun sequence:
- the LOC110881038 gene encoding uncharacterized protein LOC110881038, with the protein MDSKLHPALTVSNIKTHVPIILDKDSTHYTTLKTLFKVHCQIYDVMDHLSPKPAAASTSSDASAADKVEAAAADALWSRLDALVLRWIYATISPALLHTILKPGQTAHAAWTSVESKFNGNKNTRAVFLGQEFANLCLENFSSMADYCQKAKHLADQLDSVGSHIDDRMLVFKILTGLTEQYDGISTVLQNRDPLPDINEVRSRLTREETKEKRHATRAAQSSATALAATVTPQTQSPTQPAPAYAPSDRSRGRARGRGRGRGRGSSNRDRGYAQ; encoded by the coding sequence ATGGATTCCAAACTCCATCCCGCCCTCACTGTCTCAAACATCAAGACTCATGTTCCCATCATTCTTGACAAAGACTCCACCCATTATACAACTTTGAAAACCTTATTCAAGGTTCACTGCCAGATCTACGATGTCATGGATCACCTATCTCCAAAACCCGCCGCCGCCTCTACTTCCTCGGACGCATCAGCCGCTGATAAGGTTGAAGCGGCGGCTGCCGATGCCCTATGGTCTCGCCTGGATGCTCTTGTCCTTCGGTGGATTTACGCCACCATATCTCCTGCTCTTTTGCATACTATCCTCAAACCCGGACAGACCGCTCATGCCGCTTGGACCTCGGTTGAAAGTAAATTTAATGGCAACAAGAATACCCGGGCAGTTTTTCTAGGCCAAGAATTTGCCAACCTGTGCCTTGAGAACTTTTCGTCCATGGCAGACTATTGTCAGAAGGCCAAGCACCTGGCTGATCAACTTGATAGTGTCGGCTCACATATTGATGATCGCATGCTCGTTTTCAAAATCTTGACCGGCCTCACCGAGCAATATGACGGGATATCTACAGTGCTCCAGAATCGTGACCCGTTACCGGACATCAATGAAGTTCGCTCTCGCCTGACCAGGGAAGAAACGAAGGAAAAGAGACACGCCACTCGGGCCGCCCAGTCGTCCGCCACTGCCCTCGCCGCCACTGTTACTCCTCAAACACAAAGCCCCACTCAACCAGCCCCTGCCTATGCTCCATCTGATCGCAGCCGCGGTCGGGCTCGAGGACGCGGTCGCGGTCGGGGCCGTGGTTCTTCTAACCGTGACCGCGGGTATGCACAGTAG